A region from the Colius striatus isolate bColStr4 chromosome 12, bColStr4.1.hap1, whole genome shotgun sequence genome encodes:
- the FETUB gene encoding fetuin-B: MIFLVSMLFGIQVLCSWAAPPPAREAQTALLSLACDDPAVEETADLALGQINADQKEGYILSLSRIFSVQEHPQEITGSVFYLILDVVDTECHVLSRKPWKNCKTRVAHQTVYGQCKVIIYINQPRNIAHLNTYECILQPVPPRYIWRLCPDCPLDDYPSEPKYLEAAVQCLAKFNEESEQTHYFSLVNVTRASMQWVTGPAYFVEFLIQETSCSKNDTIADVLKCKSLSLELAQIGFCKGSTASSDMDHKQIVTVSCEIYSLQDPAIEEGKQQAKQTPGNSSENQQAFPSETNPFSPHLEKTVGWVKILAPSTEDISFQNLPERQKHKGGKPVPPKAVGSAPRLDGEEAQVNKSDLIKPGIGPVILPFPEEFSLSDSCPGETKKINSILQPLLPKKPTRA, translated from the exons ATGATTTTCCTTGTTTCGATGCTCTTTGGCATACAGGTGCTTTGCTCCTGGGCTGcccctcctcctgccagagAAGCACAGACTGCACTGCTTTCCCTCGCCTGTGATGACCCTGCAGTGGAGGAGACTGCAGATCTGGCTCTTGGCCAGATCAATGCTGACCAAAAAGAGGGCTACATACTCAGTCTCAGTCGGATTTTCAGTGTCCAAGAGCACCCTCAG gaAATCACTGGTTCTGTCTTCTATCTTATCCTGGATGTAGTAGATACTGAATGCCATGTACTCAGCAGAAAGCCGTGGAAGAACTGTAAGACCAGAGTTGCTCATCAAACT GTTTATGGTCAATGCAAAGTAATCATCTACATTAATCAACCAAGAAATATTGCTCATCTGAATACTTATGAGTGCATTTTACAACCAG TTCCACCCAGATACATTTGGAGATTATGTCCTGATTGCCCACTTGATGACTATCCATCTGAGCCCAAATACTTGGAGGCTGCTGTTCAATGCCTGGCCAAGTTCAATGAAGAGAGTGAACAAACTCATTATTTCTCTCTTGTCAATGTCACAAGAGCTTCAATGCAG TGGGTCACTGGTCCTGCGTATTTTGTAGAATTTTTAATTCAGGAGACATCCTGCTCTAAAAATGACACAATTGCTGACGTCCTTAAATGCAAGTCACTTTCATTGGAACTAGCT caAATAGGTTTCTGCAAAGGCTCTACAGCAAGCAGTGACATGGACCATAAACAGATTGTGACAGTATCCTGTGAAATCTACAGTCTACAG GATCCTGCCATTGAAGAGGGGAAACAACAAGCTAAGCAGACACCTGGAAACTCCAGTGAGAATCAACAAGCTTTCCCTTCAGAAACCAATCCTTTCTCACCACACCTTGAAAAAACAGTAGGCTGGGTTAAAATTCTAGCCCCTTCAACTGAGGACATCTCTTTCCAAAACCTACCAGAAAGGCAAAAACATAAAGGTGGAAAGCCAGTTCCACCTAAGGCTGTAGGATCTGCCCCCAGGCTTGATGGAGAAGAGGCTCAGGTAAACAAATCAGACTTGATCAAACCAGGCATTGGACCAGTTATTCTCCCTTTTCCTGAAGAATTTTCTCTGTCAGACTCATGCCcaggagaaacaaagaaaataaattccatCCTTCAGCCTTTGCTGCCTAAGAAGCCTACCAGAGCCTAA
- the AHSG gene encoding alpha-2-HS-glycoprotein, whose translation MKALVALILLVQLPIHKAAPAAPPAPLGCDDPESEAAAAVAVSYINGHSHHGYKFALNRIDNIRILPQGPNNDIIFLELDLLETTCHILSPTPLQNCTVRSFTEHAVEGDCDVKLQKVDGKFSVLASKCHSHADSSEDVLQVCPECPLLATWNNTEVLTTVTAALNDHNSKTADAYLKLLEIGRARIQYAPAHVALVEFAVAATNCSAAQAKDNAEACQLLPDDQSNYGFCAATMVLQPSEDLTVNCQLYGHQPGVTYSQPAQDTSGGLVPNVVQGFTNHNLRLSHNNPVASESSSSEFPTSVLSAKPVAKRAVAEAAQHDKVPRPVGFVPPPPPCPGKIRHFKI comes from the exons ATGAAGGCACTAGTAGCTTTAATATTGCTTGTTCAGCTTCCAATTCACAAAgctgcaccagcagctccccctgctcccTTGGGCTGTGATGACccagaatctgaagcagcagctgcagtagCTGTGAGTTATATTAATGGCCACAGTCATCATGGATACAAGTTTGCCTTAAACAGAATCGACAATATCCGCATACTACCCCAG ggGCCAAATAATGACATAATATTTCTCGAACTTGACTTATTAGAGACCACATGCCACATTCTCAGCCCTACACCTCTTCAAAATTGCACAGTAAGGAGCTTCACAGAACAT GCAGTTGAGGGAGACTGTGATGTCAAACTGCAGAAGGTGGATGGGAAGTTTTCTGTACTTGCTAGTAAATGCCACTCACATGCAG ATTCAAGTGAAGATGTTCTCCAAGTCTGCCCTGAGTGTCCACTGCTGGCAACTTGGAACAACACCGAGGTATTAACAACTGTTACAGCTGCACTTAATGACCACAATAGCAAAACAGCTGATGCTTACCTCAAACTCCTCGAGATTGGAAGAGCCAGAATACAG TATGCACCAGCGCATGTTGCCCTTGTTGAGTTTGCTGTGGCTGCCACGAACTGCTCAGCGGCACAAGCTAAAGATAACGCGGAGGCTTGTCAACTGCTGCCTGACGATCAGTCT AATTATGGTTTCTGTGCAGCAACAATGGTCCTTCAGCCATCAGAGGATCTCACGGTGAACTGCCAGCTCTATGGACACCAG cctgGAGTTACTTACTCTCAACCAGCTCAAGACACTTCAGGAGGACTGGTGCCCAATGTTGTACAAGGCTTCACAAACCATAATCTCAGGCTTTCCCACAATAACCCTGTTGCTTCTGAATCCAGCTCTTCAGAGTTTCCTACCTCTGTGCTCTCAGCAAAACCTGTTGCAAAGAGAGCAGTTGCAGAGGCTGCTCAGCATGACAAAGTACCTCGTCCAGTTGGCTTtgtgcctcctcctcctccatgcCCTGGGAAGATTCGCCATTTCAAGATATAG